In Prunus dulcis chromosome 1, ALMONDv2, whole genome shotgun sequence, the following are encoded in one genomic region:
- the LOC117614593 gene encoding exopolygalacturonase-like, producing MALKLRFLAMLLFLLLASTAKANPSVFDVTSATYGAKPGSDVTKALAKAWSDACASPSASKVVVPRGTYKLKEATFRGPCKAPIEMQVRGTLQAPVNAGQFTRPDTWVGFQYIDKLTLSGGGTFDGQGALVWGQNDCHKNKNCKPMPINLRFEFITNSRVQDITSLNSKNFHMHVFGCKYTTFQHLTIIAPEESRNTDGIHIGASTGVNITHAKIRTGDDCVSIGDDSHQITVTDVTCGPGHGISIGSLGRYKEEKAVTGIIVKNCTLTNTQNGVRIKTWPDSPSSSTASDIHYENIIMVNVSNPILIDQLYCPYTRCDQKPPSKVKINNVSFKNIKGSSFTPLAVKLVCSRGLPCENVKLTDIDLTYGGDQGPLTSLCSNVKPTITGMKKALACATSSLAPLPLSKK from the coding sequence ATGGCTCTGAAATTAAGATTCTTGGCAATGCTTTTGTTCTTATTGTTAGCATCTACAGCTAAAGCTAATCCTAGTGTGTTTGATGTGACAAGTGCAACATACGGTGCAAAGCCTGGCTCTGATGTCACAAAGGCCTTGGCCAAGGCTTGGAGTGATGCATGTGCATCGCCATCGGCCAGTAAAGTTGTTGTTCCGAGGGGGACATACAAGTTAAAAGAAGCAACTTTTAGAGGCCCCTGTAAGGCTCCTATTGAGATGCAAGTTCGAGGCACATTGCAGGCTCCAGTAAATGCTGGCCAATTCACAAGACCGGATACTTGGGTTGGTTTTCAGTACATTGACAAGCTCACCTTATCAGGTGGTGGGACTTTTGATGGCCAAGGAGCACTTGTTTGGGGTCAAAATGACtgccacaaaaacaaaaattgcaaaccGATGCCCATTAATCTGAGGTTCGAATTCATCACCAATTCCAGAGTTCAGGACATAACTTCACTTAATAGCAAAAATTTCCACATGCATGTTTTCGGATGCAAGTACACTACATTTCAACATCTTACCATCATAGCACCTGAAGAGAGCAGAAACACAGATGGAATCCATATCGGGGCTTCGACTGGTGTCAACATTACTCATGCAAAGATTAGAACTGGGGATGATTGTGTTTCTATTGGTGATGACTCCCACCAAATCACAGTGACTGATGTTACTTGTGGGCCAGGCCATGGCATAAGCATTGGAAGCCTTGGAAGATATAAGGAAGAAAAGGCTGTGACTGGGATCATAGTTAAGAATTGCACCCTGACTAATACGCAGAACGGTGTGAGAATCAAAACATGGCCAGATTCTCCTTCTAGCAGTACTGCCTCAGATATACACTATGAGAATATTATCATGGTTAATGTCAGTAACCCTATCCTTATAGACCAATTGTATTGCCCATATACTCGGTGTGACCAAAAGCCTCCGTCAAAAGTTAAGATCAATAATGTCAGCTTCAAGAACATTAAGGGCTCATCTTTCACTCCACTTGCAGTCAAGCTTGTATGTAGCAGGGGCCTAccgtgtgagaatgtgaagttGACTGACATTGATCTCACCTACGGTGGAGACCAAGGCCCTCTTACCTCTCTGTGTTCTAATGTCAAGCCCACAATTACTGGCATGAAAAAGGCTCTTGCTTGTGCTACATCGTCCTTGGCACCTCTTCCTTTATCCAAGAAGTAG